In Ferribacterium limneticum, a genomic segment contains:
- the glyA gene encoding serine hydroxymethyltransferase, which translates to MFSAKDTLAKVDPELWKAMQAEVQRQEDHIELIASENYVSKAVMEAQGSQLTNKYAEGYPGKRYYGGCEYVDVVEQIAIDRLKKLFGADAANVQPNSGSQANQAVLMAFAKPGDTIMGMSLAEGGHLTHGMALNMSGKWFNVVSYGLDANEAIDYDKMEALAREHKPKIIVAGASAYALRIDWERFARIAKEVGAIFWVDMAHYAGLIAAGFYPNPVPFADVVTSTTHKTLRGPRGGVILMKAEHEKALNSAIFPGLQGGPLEHVIAAKAVAFKEAATPEFKNYQEQVINNARVMARVLGEERGLRIVSGRTESHVFLLDLRAKNITGKEAEAALGRAHITVNKNGIPNDPQKPFVTSGIRIGSPAMTTRGFTEIEAETIAHLVADVLEAPNDEAVAATVRAKVAALCAKFPVYGA; encoded by the coding sequence ATGTTTTCCGCGAAAGACACCCTGGCAAAAGTTGATCCTGAACTCTGGAAGGCCATGCAGGCCGAAGTGCAGCGTCAGGAAGACCACATCGAACTGATCGCGTCCGAAAACTACGTGAGCAAGGCCGTCATGGAAGCCCAGGGCTCCCAGCTCACCAACAAGTATGCCGAAGGCTACCCGGGCAAGCGTTACTACGGTGGCTGCGAATACGTCGACGTCGTCGAGCAGATCGCCATCGACCGTTTGAAGAAGCTGTTCGGCGCCGATGCCGCCAACGTCCAGCCGAATTCCGGTTCGCAGGCCAACCAGGCCGTGCTCATGGCCTTTGCCAAGCCGGGCGACACCATCATGGGCATGAGCCTGGCCGAAGGTGGTCACCTGACCCACGGCATGGCGCTCAACATGTCCGGCAAGTGGTTCAACGTCGTTTCCTACGGCCTCGATGCCAACGAAGCCATCGATTACGACAAGATGGAAGCGCTGGCCCGCGAGCACAAGCCGAAGATCATCGTCGCCGGCGCCTCGGCCTACGCCCTGCGTATCGACTGGGAACGCTTCGCCAGGATCGCCAAGGAAGTCGGCGCCATTTTCTGGGTGGACATGGCTCACTACGCCGGCCTGATCGCCGCCGGTTTCTACCCGAACCCGGTGCCCTTCGCCGATGTCGTGACCTCGACCACGCACAAAACTCTGCGCGGCCCGCGCGGTGGCGTCATCCTGATGAAGGCCGAGCACGAAAAGGCCCTCAATTCCGCCATCTTCCCCGGCCTGCAAGGCGGCCCGCTCGAGCACGTCATCGCAGCCAAGGCCGTCGCCTTCAAGGAAGCCGCGACGCCGGAGTTCAAGAACTACCAGGAACAGGTCATCAATAACGCCCGTGTCATGGCCCGCGTACTCGGCGAAGAGCGCGGTCTGCGCATCGTTTCCGGTCGCACCGAAAGCCACGTCTTCCTGCTCGACCTGCGGGCCAAGAACATCACCGGCAAGGAAGCCGAAGCCGCCCTCGGTCGCGCCCACATCACGGTCAACAAGAACGGCATCCCGAACGACCCGCAGAAGCCGTTCGTTACCTCCGGCATCCGCATCGGTTCGCCGGCCATGACGACGCGTGGTTTCACCGAAATCGAAGCTGAAACCATCGCCCATCTGGTGGCTGACGTGCTCGAGGCGCCGAACGACGAAGCCGTTGCCGCCACCGTGCGTGCCAAGGTTGCTGCCTTGTGCGCCAAGTTCCCGGTTTACGGCGCGTGA
- a CDS encoding histidine phosphatase family protein, with protein sequence MVEIPTTRTTQICLVRHGETEWNAERRIQGQIDIGLNETGVRQAMAAGRWLRSAGIVALYSSDLKRAWTTAQSIGAELGLVPTPVPEMRERRYGVFEGLTYDEAKANHPEGYAAFEGRNADYDFEKGESLITMFERVTGKLKELAARHSGETIAIVLHGGVLDIINRFVRGNSLETPRDFLIPNAGINWIATVDGQWSLNAWGETDHLEPGALDELPA encoded by the coding sequence ATGGTGGAAATCCCTACAACCCGGACAACGCAAATCTGTCTGGTGCGCCACGGCGAGACCGAATGGAACGCCGAGCGGCGCATTCAGGGGCAGATCGACATCGGCCTCAACGAAACCGGTGTGCGCCAGGCCATGGCGGCCGGGCGCTGGCTCAGATCGGCCGGCATTGTCGCGCTCTACAGCAGCGATCTCAAGCGGGCATGGACCACGGCGCAATCAATTGGCGCCGAACTCGGGCTGGTGCCGACACCGGTGCCGGAAATGCGCGAGCGGCGCTACGGCGTCTTCGAAGGGCTGACTTACGACGAGGCGAAAGCCAATCATCCGGAAGGCTACGCCGCCTTCGAAGGGCGTAATGCCGACTACGATTTCGAGAAGGGCGAAAGCCTGATCACCATGTTCGAGCGCGTGACCGGCAAGCTCAAGGAACTGGCGGCACGCCATTCCGGCGAGACCATCGCCATCGTCCTGCACGGTGGCGTGCTCGATATCATCAACCGTTTTGTCCGTGGCAACTCGCTGGAAACGCCGCGCGATTTCCTGATTCCCAACGCCGGGATCAACTGGATTGCCACTGTGGACGGCCAGTGGAGCCTGAATGCGTGGGGCGAAACCGACCATCTCGAACCGGGCGCCCTTGACGAGCTTCCGGCATGA
- a CDS encoding TRAP transporter small permease subunit → MTLLLKLSQLIDWLNERVGKAAFWLVLVMTIICASNASYRFIFNDSSNGLLEIQWYLFAAVFLLCSPYTLQKNEHVRIDVLSGKLSPRGLAVIDIIGTLFFLLPMVVTVLWLSLPLVAESYKIQEMSSNAGGLIRWPVKILLPIGFTLLALQGISELIKRIGFLAGRIDDPNNKEKGPTAEEELAAAIAAAKAQEAK, encoded by the coding sequence GTGACCCTTCTGCTCAAGCTCTCGCAGCTGATCGACTGGCTCAATGAGCGCGTCGGCAAAGCTGCATTCTGGCTGGTGCTGGTGATGACCATCATCTGCGCCAGCAACGCCAGTTACCGCTTTATCTTCAATGACAGTTCAAACGGCCTGCTGGAAATCCAGTGGTACCTGTTCGCTGCTGTTTTCCTGCTTTGCTCACCTTATACCCTGCAAAAAAACGAGCACGTCCGTATCGACGTGCTGTCCGGCAAGTTGTCGCCGCGCGGTCTGGCCGTCATCGACATCATCGGCACCTTGTTCTTCTTGCTGCCGATGGTGGTTACCGTACTCTGGCTATCACTGCCGCTGGTCGCCGAATCGTACAAGATCCAGGAAATGTCCTCCAATGCCGGAGGCCTGATTCGCTGGCCGGTCAAGATCCTGCTACCCATCGGCTTCACGCTGCTCGCCCTGCAGGGCATATCCGAGCTGATCAAGCGCATTGGCTTCCTGGCCGGACGAATTGACGACCCGAACAACAAGGAAAAGGGCCCGACGGCCGAAGAAGAACTGGCCGCAGCCATCGCTGCAGCCAAAGCACAGGAGGCCAAATAA
- the nrdR gene encoding transcriptional regulator NrdR, whose product MKCPFCGNDDTAVVDTRLSDEADVVRRRRKCNACDKRFTTYERAEIQLPQVVKKNGLRTEFSRAKLRASLELALRKRPVSIESVDAAVADIEERLRSAGEREVTTQQLGELVMRELKKLDKVAYIRFASVYRNFEDVDAFSKAIREVSPTSKKK is encoded by the coding sequence GTGAAATGCCCCTTCTGCGGCAACGACGACACGGCGGTTGTTGATACCCGCCTCTCCGACGAGGCGGATGTCGTTCGTCGCCGCAGAAAGTGCAACGCCTGTGACAAGCGTTTCACCACCTACGAGCGGGCTGAAATCCAGCTGCCGCAAGTGGTCAAGAAAAATGGCCTGCGCACCGAGTTCAGCCGGGCCAAGCTGCGCGCCAGTCTGGAACTGGCGCTGCGCAAGCGGCCGGTGTCGATTGAATCGGTCGATGCCGCTGTCGCCGATATCGAGGAAAGATTGCGTTCCGCCGGTGAGCGCGAGGTGACGACACAGCAACTGGGCGAACTGGTCATGCGCGAGCTCAAGAAGCTCGACAAAGTGGCCTACATCCGCTTCGCCTCGGTCTATCGCAACTTTGAAGACGTGGATGCCTTCTCCAAGGCGATCCGCGAAGTTTCGCCAACCTCCAAGAAAAAATGA